In Aspergillus fumigatus Af293 chromosome 2, whole genome shotgun sequence, a genomic segment contains:
- the jhd1 gene encoding [Histone H3]-lysine-36 demethylase — MIGATSFLNHSGPRPPRYRTPSPPRRAVEPISPFTTTTDFRASWIDRGDSQAASYDRDRVTSNNDVYSSTNRGSHGRTSHGRSSSTIDTLATIALATSPTFAPLSYRPPSQDPTPAMPLFPSQSIESTERPAKRPRSEKSPSPLHQPQTTVAPDANPSSTFDSMKTDAELLLNFARPSNFQPAAFYPSKRVSIDESYHPHYGEEPKSHFRAGLGSTYILPDGEKSAYHTSANTAFPASRMRSQSDGSAFISRPVIQGVRPNTSSSTLPPIVWQEEEGNAKTGPGPPSTKFPGAETRYENSVFTGIDTGADRASLDVPPRGDDDTESDENNQANCAACNLVRIPVDSEEQGDVTWISCDGCKQWFHIVCAGFKNDREIRTVDKFICRRCRPIHGQTTFVRKSSRARTAIDYAGLNQGLVKAASDSLEHHYIEPIREGKIRFLPDNFPRMRPELVTAEYFERGSGMTEPIVIPAHLNTRDSIPIVDPEFDSLVQEATSQEMFDELLEHLPEEGKDFETVIDCGQDQLDMVVPQGLTVRAVAELYGPEERVEVIDVKSQQGEDKRWNMQKWADYYESTGSKVVRNVISLEVSQSKLGKLIRRPKIVRDLDLQDAVWPEELKAIGDYPKVQFYCLMSVADCYTDFHIDFGGSSVYYHILKGKKTFFFIPPKDKHLKKYEDWCNSPAQDSTFLGDQTKECYRVDLSEGDTMLIPSGWIHAVWTPTNSLVIGGNFLTRLNYGMQIKVAKIEKDTKVPRKFRYPFFQRIQWYTALKYLEDDPIPQSVLNAFAEDENYRFHRAYPIYYEFGERENKAPAGDPYHNSRFYSQAELEGLPDLAKYLLRTALIASGYMVEGVTMDARNAVKRSIPKGQGDPIDTVRKFGIWVAWKRGNEKAPQWTRPGVVESNAKLSLTEKKPAGRPSRRSERNAEGQRMYAERQAVQRPLEQPPDLTNGLSSEESSSAPSTVEIPQSTVISTLPGTETKELKEEIAQKPRSIHRSSGLGPKRVACDACRKRRIRCRHKDEHNDTISAKQTTFGTFPAGVQSSLAHDAASALNSLAAIASEAGFQDAANGHGLERLEGSGNYSTAILSTPNAATSKVHDGSPEGLNTGKKGRSKACDDCRKSKRRCIHDEYGRIDPIKAQERSKPRATASAKRPRPPQEEDAAFTLNKRPKQESTSPVARPASLFRAEGDMSHTQRPVDLEASSYFGTAHDHNGIAQTKLTSAVGQTSYASPPAFQSDTVVMEVAGQGVSKPTASLVSPPTSQADETDVPPEQDAEKDNHVVYYTPTTSSRHSSRQPRHVDRYVPESQPAKAVKTTHTPSKRRASCSGPTTARRVTPGAQGSSKKPASRPSSSHAKKGVSPVTEKKFDRMTTTSTSPGHKGAKRERTAIADDEPDAESLRLIRELQEQEFGLRKRTTRV; from the exons ATGATAGGTGCCACGTCCTTCTTGAACCACTCCGGGCCTCGACCGCCGCGATATCGCACTCCGTCTCCTCCGCGACGCGCCGTGGAGCCTATCTCTCCTttcaccaccaccaccgacTTTCGTGCCTCGTGGATTGACCGCGGAGACTCGCAAGCTGCGAGCTATGATCGCGATCGGGTCACATCGAATAACGATGTCTATTCGAGCACAAATCGGGGATCTCATGGGCGAACCAGCCATGGTCGCTCCAGCTCCACAATTGACACTCTCGCGACAATCGCCTTAGCGACCAGCCCTACTTTTGCGCCTCTTTCCTACAGACCTCCTTCTCAAGACCCAACGCCTGCCATGCCACTATTTCCTTCTCAGTCCATTGAAAGTACAGAACGTCCAGCCAAGCGACCGCGGTCGGAGAAAAGTCCGTCTCCCTTACATCAACCACAGACAACCGTCGCGCCGGATGCAAATCCTTCCTCCACCTTCGACAGCATGAAAACCGatgctgagcttcttctaAACTTCGCGAGACCAAGCAACTTCCAACCTGCCGCTTTCTACCCCTCGAAGCGAGTGAGCATTGATGAGTCGTACCATCCTCACTACGGCGAGGAACCGAAGAGCCACTTTCGGGCTGGTCTCGGAAGCACATATATCCTTCCAGATGGCGAGAAATCTGCGTATCACACTTCCGCAAATACTGCATTTCCAGCATCTCGAATGAGATCTCAGTCGGACGGTTCGGCCTTCATTTCTCGACCGGTCATTCAGGGAGTACGGCCCAACACAAGCTCTTCTACGCTTCCTCCAATTGTCTggcaagaggaagaaggcaatGCCAAAACGGGCCCAGGACCTCCAAGCACGAAATTCCCCGGGGCTGAGACACGATACGAGAATTCAGTCTTCACAGGGATAGATACCGGTGCTGATCGGGCATCATTGGATGTGCCTCCCCGGGGAGATGACGATACAGAATCCGACGAGAACAACCAAGCGAACTGCGCCGCCTGTAATCTGGTCCGAATACCGGTGGATTCAGAAGAACAAGGGGATGTCACATGGATCAGTTGTGACGGGTGCAAGCAATGGTTTCATATCGTTTGTGCCGGTTTCAAGAATGATCGCGAAATACGGACAGTTGACAAGTTCATCTGTCGCCGGTGTCGGCCGATCCACGGACAGACAACGTTTGTTCGAAAGTCTTCTCGAGCCCGCACTGCCATTGATTATGCTGGTCTCAACCAGGGTCTTGTCAAGGCCGCCAGCGATTCTCTGGAACATCATTATATTGAACCCATTCGAGAAGGCAAGATTCGCTTTCTCCCGGATAACTTCCCGCGGATGAGACCGGAGTTGGTCACTGCCGAATATTTCGAACGCGGCAGCGGCATGACAGAGCCAATCGTTATTCCAGCACATCTAAACACCCGTGATTCTATTCCCATTGTCGACCCTGAATTCGACTCGCTCGTCCAGGAGGCTACTAGCCAAGAGATGTTCGACGAACTGTTGGAGCACCTCCCcgaggagggcaaggactTCGAGACCGTCATCGATTGCGGGCAAGACCAGCTGGACATGGTTGTTCCTCAGGGTCTCACTGTCCGAGCTGTGGCGGAGCTTTACGGTCCTGAGGAGAGAGTCGAAGTCATTGACGTCAAATCGCAGCAGGGCGAGGACAAAAGGTGGAACATGCAGAAATGGGCTGACTATTATGAGAGTACCGGCTCCAAGGTCGTTCGCAATGTGATCAGTTTGGAGGTCTCACAAAGTAAATTGGGCAAACTGATACGCCGACCAAAAATTGTGCGTGATCTTGACTTGCAGGATGCGGTATGGCCTGAAGAGCTCAAGGCCATCGGCGATTATCCAAAAGTTCAATTTTACTGCCTGATGTCTGTCGCTGACTGCTATACCGATTTTCACATCGATTTCGGCGGTTCTTCGGTCTACTATCACATTCTAAAAGGCAAAAAGACTTTTTTCTTCATCCCACCTAAAGACAAGCATCTGAAGAAATATGAAGACTGGTGCAACTCTCCCGCGCAAGACTCCACGTTCCTTGGCGACCAGACCAAAGAGTGTTACCGCGTCGATCTGTCCGAAGGCGATACCATGTTGATTCCATCTGGCTGGATCCACGCCGTCTGGACTCCCACGAACAGCCTGGTCATTGGCGGTAATTTCTTGACGCGTCTCAATTATGGTATGCAGATCAAGGTTGCCAAGATCGAAAAAGATACCAAGGTTCCTAGGAAGTTTCGGTATCCGTTCTTCCAGAGGATCCAATGGTACACCGCGTTGAAATACCTGGAGGACGATCCTATCCCTCAAAGTGTGCTCAACGCATTCGCTGAGGATGAAAACTACCGGTTTCACAGAGCCTATCCTATCTACTACGAATTCGGGGAGCGGGAAAATAAGGCGCCTGCCGGGGATCCATATCACAATTCTCGATTTTACTCCCAGGCCGAACTCGAGGGGCTTCCAGATCTTGCCAAGTACCTGCTTCGGACAGCATTAATTGCCAGTGGCTACATGGTTGAGGGGGTGACGATGGACGCTAGGAATGCTGTCAAGCGGTCTATACCGAAGGGCCAAGGAGACCCAATCGACACAGTGAGAAAGTTTGGAATCTGGGTAGCGTGGAAGCGTGGAAATGAAAAGGCTCCGCAATGGACACGCCCTGGTGTGGTGGAAAGCAACGCTAAACTCAGCCTCACGGAGAAGAAGCCAGCAGGGCGACCTAGCCGTCGATCCGAGCGGAATGCAGAGGGACAGCGCATGTATGCAGAACGACAAGCTGTACAACGGCCACTAGAACAACCTCCAGATTTGACCAATGGCCTTTCCAGTGAAGAAAGCTCTTCTGCGCCTTCGACCGTTGAGATCCCTCAGTCTACCGTTATTTCGACGCTTCCAGGCACCGAGACGAAAGAACTGAAGGAAGAAATAGCTCAGAAACCTCGATCTATACATCGCAGCTCTGGATTAGGTCCTAAGCGTGTTGCCTGTGATGCGTGTCGTAAGCGACGAATCCGATGTCGGCATAAGGATGAACACAACGACACAATATCGGCAAAGCAAACGACGTTTGGAACTTTCCCTGCAGGAGTCCAATCATCTCTAGCTCACGATGCCGCATCGGCATTGAATTCATTGGCGGCCATTGCGTCTGAAGCAGGCTTTCAGGACGCCGCGAATGGGCATGGTCTAGAACGACTTGAAGGTTCTGGGAATTACAGCACTGCCATCTTGAGCACACCGAATGCAGCCACCAGCAAAGTCCATGATGGCAGTCCCGAGGGTCTCAACACCGGAAAGAAAGGGCGCAGCAAGGCTTGTGATGATTGCCGAAAGAGCAAG CGCCGGTGCATTCATGATGAATATGGCAGAATCGACCCTATCAAAGCCCAAGAACGATCGAAGCCGAGGGCGACAGCCTCTGCCAAGCGGCCGCGTCCTcctcaggaagaagacgcagCGTTTACCTTGAACAAGAGACCAAAGCAGGAAAGCACGTCGCCTGTGGCGAGGCCGGCCAGCCTCTTCAGAGCTGAAGGGGACATGTCTCATACACAGAGGCCGGTTGATTTGGAAGCTTCCTCATACTTTGGCACTGCGCACGACCACAATGGCATAGCTCAGACAAAATTGACGTCTGCCGTGGGGCAGACCTCGTACGCATCCCCGCCGGCATTTCAGTCAGACACGGTCGTTATGGAGGTCGCTGGGCAAGGCGTATCGAAGCCAACCGCTTCACTTGTTTCGCCGCCGACTTCCCAGGCAGACGAGACGGATGTGCCTCCCGAGCAAGATGCGGAGAAAGACAACCACGTTGTTTATTACACGCCTACTACTAGTTCCCGGCATTCTTCCCGTCAACCACGTCACGTTGACAGGTATGTGCCTGAAAGCCAGCCAGCCAAAGCTGTGAAGACGACGCACACACCATCTAAAAGACGGGCATCCTGCAGTGGGCCAACCACCGCTCGTAGAGTTACCCCTGGTGCGCAAGGGAGCTCGAAGAAACCTGCATCACGCCCTTCGTCGTCTCATGCGAAAAAAGGAGTCTCTCCAGTGACAGAGAAGAAGTTTGACCGTATGACTACGACTTCAACGTCCCCGGGGCATAAGGGAGCGAAACGTGAACGCACGGCGATTGCTGACGATGAACCTGATGCGGAGAGTTTACGCTTGATTCGCGAACTGCAAGAGCAGGAGTTTGGCTTGCGCAAGCGAACTACGCGAGTGTGA